In Cercospora beticola chromosome 3, complete sequence, the following proteins share a genomic window:
- a CDS encoding uncharacterized protein (BUSCO:EOG09260H6E), with translation MREVNFSIPNANKASVGITTALYDRRALDCTSTLPLINSLNNLAYLTTSSGRIRDILTVDGGIERLVCILKEGRSKDMMEMWKWNLAFQCIVNIGVRGSEAVRTRVVEADVVPVIATILDNYFQVVEKSRERMELENRKKCPFGSSRSFSRSSNRTDTQDQRSGRSRRHAPPPISIPEPGESPEEEQSGEITPTVHTANLSLSSPPERTTFSRQNPRTTGGRVQFTSPTATSRQPEPPMSSLTLQSNAFVRPVRDADRLPSMMPTLHAELSSQPQSPTTPGAPVQQAESSRPRRRPSIRHQLSISGSDDDGQIEEAAEEQSTGVESEPMVGITGTDIAMEDIRADIETQNNGVALTALPDVRNLDDESFHLQQPSNDGSHTATPTQGQATVVQTQLPATGPVHATPPTLQQPPTWYPQRGLPLDRPAPASILAAMPRDEDVLMSLQLLAYVSKYCNLRSYFQQSHLVPRLKIDRELKMLDPDYNPASHSLPTQEELDEEWDNEFVKKDDEKPYNIFPLIEKFTAKSSSRHAQNPPSPQQGDMQYWAGVVMRNLCRKDDSRGGIRQCAYWQCGKWEEFTRQFAKCRRCRRTKYCSKECQKGAWGSHRFWCVAAEDNREGEAGASGEHRHRSHRHHHHQSGH, from the coding sequence ATGCGTGAGGTCAACTTCAGCATCCCCAACGCAAACAAGGCGTCAGTCGGCATCACGACCGCCCTCTATGACCGCCGTGCGTTGGACTGTACTTCGACACTACCGCTCATCAATTCGCTCAACAATCTCGCATACCTGACCACCTCCTCGGGCCGCATCCGGGACATTCTCACCGTCGATGGCGGTATCGAGCGCCTAGTATGCATTCTCAAAGAAGGGCGGAGTAAGGACATGATGGAGATGTGGAAGTGGAATCTGGCCTTTCAGTGCATCGTGAACATTGGTGTGAGGGGGTCGGAAGCAGTGCGGACACGAGTGGTAGAAGCCGACGTGGTTCCTGTAATCGCGACTATTCTGGACAATTACTTCCAAgtcgtggagaagagcagGGAACGAATGGAGTTGGAAAACCGGAAGAAGTGCCCATTTGGCTCATCTCGAAGCTTTTCCAGGTCCTCTAATAGAACAGATACCCAGGACCAGCGGAGTGGCAGGAGTCGACGCCATGCGCCTCCGCCCATTTCCATCCCGGAGCCCGGTGAATCCCctgaggaagagcagagcgGCGAAATCACGCCTACTGTACACACCGCGAACCTATCTCTGAGCTCGCCTCCGGAACGAACTACCTTTTCGCGTCAGAACCCTCGAACTACTGGTGGGCGGGTACAATTCACTTCGCCGACTGCAACCAGCCGACAACCAGAGCCTCCCATGTCCTCTCTAACACTACAGAGTAACGCCTTCGTGCGGCCTGTGCGCGACGCCGATCGGCTACCCTCGATGATGCCAACCTTGCATGCGGAGCTGAGCTCGCAGCCGCAATCCCCCACCACTCCTGGCGCTCCTGTTCAACAAGCAGAGAGCAGTCGGCCTCGGCGAAGACCTTCGATTCGTCACCAGCTCTCCATCTCCGGGTCAGACGACGATGGCCAGATCGAAGAGGCCGCAGAAGAGCAATCTACTGGAGTCGAGTCAGAACCAATGGTGGGTATAACTGGCACGGATATCGCCATGGAGGACATCAGAGCAGACATTGAGACACAAAACAACGGTGTTGCTCTGACCGCGTTACCGGATGTGCGGAACCTCGACGACGAGAGCTTCCATCTCCAGCAGCCATCGAACGACGGCAGTCACACGGCTACGCCAACCCAAGGGCAAGCCACTGTTGTACAGACACAACTTCCAGCCACTGGCCCAGTTCACGCCACCCCGCCAACCCTGCAACAACCACCGACGTGGTACCCGCAAAGAGGATTGCCGCTTGATCGACCAGCGCCGGCGAGCATCTTGGCCGCCATGCCTCGCGACGAGGACGTACTCATGTCACTGCAGCTGCTTGCGTACGTCTCGAAATACTGCAACCTTCGATCATACTTCCAGCAATCACATCTTGTACCACGACTGAAGATCGACCGCGAGCTGAAAATGCTGGATCCGGACTATAATCCGGCCTCGCACTCGCTTCCGACACAggaagagcttgacgagGAGTGGGACAACGAGTTCGTCAAAAAGGATGATGAGAAGCCGTACAACATATTCCCATTGATTGAAAAGTTCACCGCAAAATCCTCCTCTCGGCACGCGCAGAACCCTCCTTCGCCGCAACAGGGAGACATGCAATACTGGGCCGGGGTAGTGATGCGGAATCTGTGCCGGAAGGATGACAGCAGAGGCGGCATCAGACAGTGCGCATACTGGCAATGCGGCAAATGGGAAGAATTTACCCGCCAATTCGCAAAATGTCGGAGGTGCAGGCGGACCAAATACTGCAGCAAAGAGTGCCAGAAGGGTGCCTGGGGTAGCCACCGCTTCTGGTGCGTCGCAGCTGAAGACaaccgagaaggagaggcgGGCGCCAGCGGAGAGCATAGGCACCGCTCTCAccgtcatcaccatcaccagAGTGGACACTGA